The Hermetia illucens chromosome 2, iHerIll2.2.curated.20191125, whole genome shotgun sequence genomic interval tccttccttccttccttggtatcagtaattcgggataccgccttgaaagaatatcaattttccttcaatttaggcagctgcccgcctcactgatactaccggccatcctgaatattgccctccttgcctgcatctgtatgtacagatggagaggggttaatcccagaaggacctccagggatgccgttgggcatgtcctcattgtcccactgatacacacgcaagtcagcctttggagcttatgtaattccctggcttgtgtgctgagttcggtttttctgtccagattactgctccataggtaatcattggcctttctattgcagtatatatccaaagtagtatctgcgggctccaaccccattttttcctgctatggatctacaagccatcagagcccttgtggttttccgacaagtgtttccgacatgtgtcttccagagtaatttttggtacgCTAGACCCCATccgaaatatttgacctctgtttctagtttcacctccatatcgtgTAATcgtatggctctcaggtgaccaagcttacgcctcctagtgaatgatactatggtggttttggctgggttgatccgcagtcccaccttcctgcaccaggcactagtaacccttagtccagtttggattctatcacatagggtatcttcatatttgcctctacagattaaaacaatgtcgtttgCGTAACCctagacttgtattccagtatttgttaacgcgtccaggagttcgtccactaccatactccacatcagcggcgatagtaccccgccctgtggagtAGTGTAGTAAGTAGTGTTCctgacaatggaatttttacctgtcgatacttctatttgcctgctttctagaattttgcccattcagaatgccagggtgttttccactcccttgcggctcaggggatcttgtatctctgtgtgcaatgTATTGCTGAATGCTCCTTCAATATACAAAAACGcgtacagtgcaatttctttcgcatttggcatcccgtagtacctctttcagctgatacagagcagtttagttgtccgtcctgcccggtaagcatgttgacagtgatgtaggggcttacgctttagaacgttagttttaaTGTAGCTGTCTAtggccttctccaccgttttgactacgaacgatgttaggcaaattggtctgaaagatttagggtgaaaaggatcctttttacccgctttcggaataaaaaccacttttacccgtttccatgcccttggtatgtatctcagtgctatgctcctccttaccacccttagaTGAGACTCTAaaatgattcctaggcctctctggattagtgctgggaaaatgtcatctactccgggagatttcagtggtttagctagcttctgagcatatctcttttgctagttcgCAGTTaacctttcttccccttttattcgttgttggggtatcaggcagaatgttgtcgcctgctacCGTAGGGtagaaccccgggaaatgagttctgagaagcaggtgtaccctgtcctcctcattttggGTAAGTGTCCCatctgccccgtctttggctaaaGCCTTGTGaagcctggttgcttcagtgatctgttcgatcccttcacaaaattccctgaagctgttccgttttgcttccctgatctcCACGCTATAcgtagtcagtgcatttttgtgcctctaccagtccccggtttgttttgcccggttgaacgTTTCGCAACGCTGGTTGAGCTCCATACATTccctgtacgctttcctccttctgaggtgTTGGtggtggttttcagaatgtcttcTCCGCCTTTTTTTGGAGACGGTTTAGCGgttgaaaccaaatttggtagaaaggtgggaactgtgaacgctcacgtatacatccttttacgttgaatttaaggagggtccccatacatgcaaaagggggatgcaatttttttttcatcaaatatagtcatgtgcagtatcaaattaaaggtctcggttagtacttttcgaagctggtcttagttttgacatttgttggaaaggtggggagtgcgggggattgaaacTGATAATTGctttaaaggggccattctcagaaacagctgaaaaatctggaaaaatcagggggctgccactatatggtgcctgggctccgaagtaccttccaaataaagttaataatagtatcttactataatttttagcaattggctacaaaacccaccttaagttcgtACTAGCACCAcgagagcatgatcttaccaagtttggtggaaatcgcactattactaacaaagttacaatacatcaaagttgttgcttttgcgcaaattcaagaccatgaatgtcaatatcatccgaaagtggatactctcacataatatgtgcatatattacgtgctacgcactaagaaatacgcaaaatctTTCGTAGCTGAAGTCTGcagcttcaggtttcccgacttgtttaactatGCTTTACTCGAAATTGCTTGTCACACTTTACTTCAGGTTACCAAATGAAATTTTACAGAGTGGCATAACAAGTATTATATTGTACTAAAAGCATATTTTAACTGATCGATAGGGTgcacgaatacgaattttgttttaaCTTAAGCAAGAAATCTCATTCCTGTTAATGCAACAGTAATCGCAGCTAATATTTCGCATTGTTAGACAATTGCAGATATTGAAAGCAATaaaatttgtgtatttcatcTGATATATTTAGTGCTAATTTCAAATAATATCCGAAAAATTCGTAAAATGTTTAGTGTACGAATACGGATTTTGCATAGTGTACATACAATTCCTTTTCACCCTTTCTCAGCACTTATGTGTTTCTTACGACGGTGTTCGGATTTCAATTTTCCCCACTGTACGAGTATGTATATTAATATATACTCGCATCAATATACTGCTTTTTTAGTCAAAATAGTAGATTCATCTGCTCTTTTAACATAATCGTTGAAAAacgtatttatttattataatttttcaaccttagaagtctgttaacCCAAGAATACGTCATTACTTCTTGTTCCAATTGTGCTTCCGTTCCATTTCCATACTTGACGGACGCAACAGCTGTTCTGTCAAACGTGTTTGTTTTGATGTAGCTCCAGACGATGGATTCAACTGCGGAACCGGAGAAACCAATTTATTTAACGTATTTAAATGGAACAGGATTTTGTTTTAATGTCGATGGTAAGTTTACACTCATTTGTGTTTATTGGAAACGTTGTCAGTGATGGTGTTTTCCAGATTACATGAAGATTCGAACAGAATTCAGAGTCGTCGGTAGCTTAGTTGGGACGTGCAATATTCGCGGATGGACACCGGATGTAAATGGTAACAActctaattttatattttcgggATAGTTATATTTCGATCTTAACTAGAAACCTAGCGTTATCCGTGAAAATTTTTGAGATAATTCGCAGCATAGAAAATTCCGATCTATACTATCTTGTGCTTGGCTAAAGTCACTCGTAGTGTTCTTCATTTTAACACCTATTTAACTGAGAATATTAAAAAAAGCGGCATCTACAGGATGTCTTGCGAATATTGCCCATGTTCCTCGTAGGGCGAACCAAACGGCTAGTCAACACTAGAAACAAGGAACATTTAAAGGAAGCTGAGCTTATAAAACGGGGCAGGAAAAAACATATCAATTCAGCAATCGCACGGAATATTGTAGAACATGACCAAAAAATCGAGAGGGTAGTACTCAAAGAGGTCAAACGCAATAACTTGGACCCTTGTGAGAGTTTCTTCATTGCACTGGTTGAATACACAGTGAATCATTTTGCATCGTTAGCTTCCGTGGCTGTGTGTTTAACaccctttttcaaatttattatggcaacttcctcgccgatttatggtactctgtgtgccatttgtaagtagccggaatctattcgctccaaatttttagactgcgatgggtactgtggagcgaccttccacgccaaatgtttgggtattccctctgcgtttatagatattcgcgcaaaattttcaccgaacgttacctatcgttgtGCTGCGGTACTACGCTATATgatgcaattcagctgctgcatGAAAACACGGCAACTTTCTGCCCCGACAAACTGCTACTTCATCGAGTACCAGCGTAGCCTTAGCTTCTGAGATGCCGCTGACTAGCTCTGCTTATACCATGCCGGCGACTGCGGCCAACAATACTGGCGCCATACgtaagtcgccccggtcgactaattctctgCTTCTATCTGCCATGCACTATTccagtgcgtctataaaaggttGTACCAACCCGACGACGTCCGctagccaactgaaaaatcggcCTTCATCCGAGGAACATGTTTCCCACTCAGCATCGGATGTGCTACGCACTTCTGGCGATTGTctgcattagcaccaccacacgcttcctcctgtgtatcattgacgcccgccaccgctgactCGCAGGCCTTTACGACTTCATGCCgcccgagcggcccccaattgaacgttgCCTCCctgccgaaacagctgttcgtgtcaaggctagcgtactccaccacgtccgatgaaattctggcctatatcagaagcaaaaccaactcaactttgtcacctctttcatgtgtgaagctgatgaaggatggctctcctgaccgagtaaTAGATTCCTTCAAAGTaacatatccccacgacttcgatgctatcgtccaatcttcatTTTGGCCACggggggtcttcgtcaagcccgTCAATTTCCGGcccacccgcctgcctcgccgaacttcaATGATTAGGACAACTAtacactcttttatcaaaatgtaaggggtctaaggaccaagctgtcggatgacagaattttagattctgagctcctcgaaggttactctgtctttcgttttgatagagactgcgctgcacttggcaagacaactggcgggggagccctaatagctgttaagtcccctctgcGTGCCGAAattatcttttcctcctcctcctacgattctgtcaccgtacgtgtctttccgccaaacgtatgtccctttatcatatcgtgtgtatattttccctgtctAAGCccaccttctctgtacgaggatttcttcggcagattatcagaggtcctaatcgttttgtttccctcacttcctttcatcctctgtggcaactttaatcttcctatgctctcgtTCCCTCattccctaataactcgacccaccttTCCCTTCTTCTAATCACTTtaatgtacacctgtggcgacCTCCATTTTAATCTTTCTAGAAATCACTGAAGTTGACAAAAAAccacgtcaaaaacagactgcgaggaagaagttccttctttttttcaaatctctacgttcttcggtcaaatccttaatacgctAGTCCACAAACTAATATTTGGCCAGtttggaagactcactaaagcgcagaAACCTGGAACCTGAtgcagcctgccccgcatcgcctaccattccccttcttacccctgtacttgtcgagtacctcattggcaaacttcatgccaatgtcggacctggctacgatggtcttccaaacctctttttgttggaaactggtaagtccatctcccttctcctatctcttattttcaacaaaagcctcgaagagaatcgtttttccggcttgtggaaagaggctctcatcatctctATAcagaaaagtggcgatcgtacgcttgccgaaaATTACCATCCCATTTCCCTCGTCTCCTCCTGATCTAAAATCCTGGagagatatgtcagcgactggttgtccgcccaatTTGatcaacacatagtgaaagagcaacatggcttcgttaaacgtaggtccactgcctccaacctgcttgactttagcaactttgtcgccaaatgtctaaattcacggcaagaagtgcataccatctacactgacttcgctaaagccttcgacactgtaaatcacaagatacttctatccaaactctcgtctctaaacgttcccatgccacttgttttatgacttgcctcttacctttccaatcgatccgcgtctcttttgatagctgtacttcccgctccttctccccgtcctctggcgtcccacagggatctattctgggtcctttgttatttttattttttactaacgaccttcctcccctccttacttgtccctatttgctctatgcagaggactttaagctgttttccgctctatcgtcgcctatggactgtgtttcccttcaacctaacctggacactctggtttgttggtgctcgactaatggtttagcgctaaacgtcagaaagtgtcactctatttgctactccctaaaatcctcacccacttctttctcctactctcttaacgggcatcccttatcctgcttaaattcacTCAAGTCCTCGGAGTCACtatcgacaataagctccgctttggcaTCCATTGGCTTGCTGGGCCTGGGTTCTATAGTGGACGTGATATACGTGACACTTTAGCCAGAAGAGTTGCACAGGAAGTTAATGAGAACTATACTCTGCGTGGAGATCATGGTCAAATTGAGCTCGGAAAATAGTTTTCACAGAATACCGAGTGGGTTACCTGGGTGGACGACGAAAGCTTTTGGGGGGATATGGCGCTCGGGTCTGATTATGCCTGAATGGCCAGAGAAAAAGTCACCCCGGGAAGCATTCGATGCTACTATACCCAGAAGGTGATTGCTCCGCAGTAGAAAAACGAAATTGTATTTTTGCGAGCCGCATATTTTCGGACAAAAAGGTTTCATTAGAGGCTCAGAGGAAAACCTGATAGTGACGATCGGCAGGAGATACATAAGCAACTGTGAGGAGGCTAGGGGCCAGACGAAAAAGTAATGACAAAGTGCGCGCCTTCTAACTCGAATTGTTGCCACTCTGCTTCCTTACCACCAAGAGAGCGAAAGGCAAACGGTTGTACAGCTCAACGAGTACATAAATAAATAGGTGGCAGAATCAGCGACAATAATGCCCCGTGCCGTTAATACAGCTTTGAAATTAGCACCTCCGAGACGTATCTAAAGGAAGAAATTTCCATGCTTagtggaaaaaggaaaagttgatgttgcttccTTAACTCAATAAGCAAGATGTTGAATTCAGTAGAAGATGGCTGAGTTTTGGTGGCTGCTGCGGTGTGTTGatactggatgtcaaaaattatttaaatttgtcAACTGGAACCGAATTGTAGACGCATTGCCTGATATTggtgttcctggatatttggTGGACCTGGTTGATCATTACCTCTGAGAGAGGACTCCctagtacgggacggatgagggtcccaaagaatgCATCGTCACAGCAGCGGTACCATAGGACTCCCTGCTGTaaaatgtcatgtataatggggtactTTGTTTTTTCCGTCTCAGTAGAGGCTACTATTGCCGGCTTTGCCGATTACCTGGCTAGGTCTATGCTGGAAATGCAAGGCTGGTCCTGGTGGATgtaaaaacggaagcggtcttaagaACAACACCGAAAAAACAGAAGTCTGTGAACATTCAACATTCAGCACCTATATTATGCGCGTTAAAAGTCAACTAGGGCCGCCACACCACTTCCAAAGAGTGAAACATATTGATTCTAGTGGGAGTGGTACAATCAATTTTGCTTTACGCGTCATCGCGTCGGAGGTGCTTGCATactctcagaaaaaaaaaacaggtgaATTCGGCAGCGCTTTTAGAACTATATGAGATCAAGCAGTACTGATGGTGTCGTGGTTGGTTCACGCCAGAGAGAAGAAATCTGAACCAAGCGCTGGGAAGGATCGTGAGCCAGGGGACTATATTTGCGGAGATATTGAGGCTTACGGTTTCCTCCGCAGTTGTAAAAATACAGGATGAACTACTGAAGAAAGTAAGGAGGAGGAAAACCCGAAAGACCAGAAGCACGACTGCTTAAATGCAaactaccccgcgaagtaatatctaAAGGATGGTCTTGCGGATAcccgttggtttttagtgcgaATCTCACATGCGCCTGCTCTAGCTCAGGCATTTGAGCGGCTTAGCTGGAATAAaagtgtctttttaagatttgtaTCCCTCCGTGTACGAACACGAAAAAATGCAATACCTTTATTTCTACAATCGTGAGCCATTGCACCGCGTCTTTGGTGGCTTCCTCGCATTCAGAATTGTAAATAGCAAATGATGCTGTGGTACGCGAAGTATGTTAACTTCGATGCGAAGTTTACCATTGACTGAACCCATCCACTTTAAATTTCGGCCTTCAGAGCCTTTCTCTCCCACCAAACGGATAGTTTTTTGTGTGACACTTTCTCATAATAGAGGGAGGTTATcggatttattttttattaggaCAGCTTCATTGTTGTGATATGAAAGCTTGATTAAATATGACCCCTTAACTGCTCCTCAAACTGAACATCGTTAATTTTTGAACTTATTAAATGTCTCCGTAATTCAAGGTTTACCTGCCGAGTTCAATGGCTACGAAACACAACTTCTCATTGAAAAAGGATTCGCTCATTTAGTTAGTAAGGATTCACTAAACCACGCACCGAATAACGAAGAGCGGAAGAATTATCAGGAATTGTTGGAGAAGCGGATCAACGAACAAGAAACATTACtcaaaactgaaaaattgagagagtctgagaaaaatatagaaaagataTTAGCGGGAAAGCGGAAAAAGATGCTTAAATCAGGAATTAAGCAGCAAGGTGCGTACTTGGAAATCCCTCAAATAATGGAAGATTACAACTTGGTTCTTTTAGATATAAATCTGACTCCTGCCATAGTTTTGAATGAAATTGCGGAAAAcctgtcgttcgataagcaaaaCGCCTTGCTTGACATTCCATGCGAACATCCATTCGATCACGGTAATAACTCTTATTCTGAAGATTTCCTGATGGTGTTTTTTCATGAATAAACCAATTTAGTATTTTAATCATTTACAGAAGGGACCATTGTGAAACTTCCCAGAGATAAATCTTTAAAATATCAAGTATTCCTAGACCTTTGGGAGAGAGGAATGTTTGTGACGTCCGGTGAGGCATTCGGAGCTGATTTTATTGCTTATCCCGGAGATCCTATGATGTTTCATGCATCTCACATTGTCATCGTTATGAATGgaacagaaatttcaaaaactgATCTGATAACAAAGGGGCGGCTAGCGGTAACCGTGAATAAGATTTGCATTTTTGCTTATAGTGTTAATGATGAAAGCATGCATGAAAGTGAAGAAAGTGATTGTAGACCTAAAATAAGATATCAAACGCTTCATTGGGAGGGATGCAAAGACAACGCGAAGAAAACGTAATAAAAATAGTTATGCAAGGGAATGTGattcttttattaaaaaatgtcgTCTCCATTTGACCGTTGGgagtagaaacaagtcgggaaaccggaaggttgacgcttcaggtaagaaaggttttgtgtatttcttttataaaggcagcatcttgttttttttcagatttttcagtttctgagaatggcccaattaaataaatgaccactttcagcccccgcactccccgcctttccaacgaatgtcaaggctaagaccagcttcggtagtaacggagacctttcatttgataccccacataattatatttggttaaaaaaatgtacacctcccttttgcatgtatagagacctcctcttaaatttgacgtaaaaggatgtaactcactgtatgcgtgagcgttcatagttctaacattcccaccaaattcgatgtcaatcgctgcaacagtctccgagaaaaatgcgtgtgacggacagagacagacagacttgtgaggactggccagatcaggcgcgaccccagctggcgaatTGATGTTTAAAtacgtgttcatgcacttttcttttctgactatgcatgggctagtgtttggtcatctctggtgcgtggactaaGAATACCCAGaacaaaaccaccatggaagacgagcgaagaaggaaacttacggtgcaggggttcggaacctcagtaccggcggtttttgggagtgagcaagcgggctcccggtcgtcaatatccctcgactgcagtgcctcggtggtggacaacttagtGAAAAAGACGAGGATcctataaataatcagcaggcgcctaagagaaaaaaaggcggacaggacattctgaaaaccagcactaacagCTCAGCAGGAGGAAagtgtacagcgaatgtaggaaagtcgaccagcgttgcgaagcccaagacgaatgaaacgatggatggattaaagttaccaataaaaaagcgaaacaaaaagcaaaaatgcgattgttatctccagtaagggcaatctgtcctacgccgAGAcgctcagaaaggtcaaagcagatcccgacctaaaagatctgagcggaaatgtgaaccgaatccgaagaacccagaaaggggacctcatgttcgaactgaaaagatccagcgtcgacaaaactgatgactttcgcattcaggtgaaaaactcacttggggagaatgccgcagtgcgtgcccaaaagcatgagatctatatacaaagtaaggatctcgatggagtgacatcgaaaggaaaaatttgtattgctctgaaggagcaattcaggttggaagaacttgccgaggagtttgttgtaagtttacgaaaagcctatggcggtactgaaacggccacaatacgagtaccagcggaggtggcacagaagttgttggcggcaggaaaagttcggattgaatgggttgtctgccgtttaagacaacaaacttcactaaagaggtgctttaaatgccgcATGTTTAGGCACtttgcgaaggtatgcaccagcagcattgatcgatccgatcgatgcagatagtgtggggagaagggccatattgacAGGCAGTGCAATAGGgtccccaaatgcctattgtgtgacGTGAAAGAGGCACAGGATAACCGGaaaaatgtccggaatttaggaaggcgctcactgcaatgagaaaacgaggtttattcaaataaaccttaatcatcgctcaggatttacttgagcagacgacgttcgaatctgagatggaaattgccatcataagtgagccgtacagaaaccgtcacggtggcatatgggtcacagattcgactggtagagcggcggtatgggcttgcggtcgacaggccatacaatgtactgcaagtcaggcagccagtgactttgtgtgggcgaaaataagtggtatatATGCATACACCgtctcaccaagtttgacactgtctgaattcgaggaaatgcttgataatcttgttctcgacgcaaggagacgaagttcaaaggtgattgctggtgatttcaacgcttgggcccttgagtggggtagcagagaatcaaatgccaagGGGCGCaacttattagaagcttttgcgtagatggacatagtttCGGTTAACGAAGGGGCTGTGAAcatctttcagaaaggggggtcaggttcggttgtagacctgatctttgtcagccctgcgctggcgcgtggtatatcCTAGTGCGTTACCGAACGATACACCCACagggatcaccaggcaatcttctttgagacatgtatccAGCCACAGGACAAAGACCCATCATACTCGAaaacgagaaagatttcaggctggtctgaaaaaactttggatgaacagaccttcgtagaggtgtggttagatcaacttgCTAAAGCAGGCgcttctacggaaagagccgtccatgtggcccaatgcagaGCatatgacgcatccatgcctaggaggtgctcattcctcagAGCGCGTCTATAAGGCAgaccgcaaaaccttcaagctcgtcatccagcaaagcaagaggaaatgctttaaggagctctgctgagAAGCCGACGTAAACCCATAGggggtgcctacagaatcgtgatgggacgattcagattctattcatctccgcagattacgtgtcctaccttcttgctgaaaatcatccaggggttattcctccagcaagaggagagcaccgacacattccaaccacctctgaatgtgacggaaattccgccagtcaccagagacgagctgttggatatctgcggtagaataggagacaataaagcgccgggactGGACCGAGTACTGGATAAAGtccttaaacttgccgtgaaatccagaccggccatgttcgctgagttgttcgaagcgtgcatgaccgagagaatatttccagcggcatggaagcggcagaagttggtacttctgccgaatcctggtaaacctccaggtgaatcatcttcataccgacccatatgtcttttggacactgtggggaaaatgttagagcggatcattccagtcgtcgagagccaaggggggaCTTCTAGATAGTTCCGTAaacccagatcaaccattgatcgcATCtagttggttactggcttggccgaaaatgcaatccacggaaaaggtagtaccagcaaatatggcgtggtagtaaccctggatgtgaaaaatgcattcaattcggccaattggaatttaatacgcaaatccctagcgaaggttggaaTTCCCTCCTATCTCgctgcaattgtcgatagttatttaactgaaaggaggctctggtatgacaccgatgacggcccccaggagtacgttgtctccgcaggtGTCCCGCAGagttccgtattgggcccactactgtgtggaacatcatgcacaatgatgtacttaattttccccttccgaggaaagccacagtggtgggttacgctgaccaCATAGCGCTGgtcgttgtcgcaaagcatctcgaagatgctgagttatactcaagcgaggcaatcagtccTGTTGAAAATTGCCTAAGAACTCTGGTCTAacacttgtggaggaaaaaacagaagcggtcctcatcactaagccaagtcgaccatcaaatacgtgggggtggtgataggcaGGAAGCTCAACTATAAGCAACATTTTTGCGGCAAATCAtgaactgcaagtatggccctggcaaggatgatgccgaatgtgggagggccacggtatacctctaggttgcttatagccagggtggtaacctcgatcatgctctatgcaaccccagtttggagagaggcattacggatgtcagggaacgctgcaaactgagttcagtctacaggaggactgccctgagggtatgctctccTTTccggactgtctcagatgatgcagcatttgtcatctctggaatgatgcgaaaccaatctcttccttattgcagacgaagaatgctgagagggagagatccataaatagatgacaagagcggtgggaacgctcgggaaagggtcggtggactcacaggctcattcctgccatcaaggagtggttggagagacgacacggtgagattaattataatctcactcagtttctcacggggcatgggggatatcgccaatacctgcacaggtttaaattgaagacctcacccgactgtccgaattgcgatggagtcccagaggacccaaagcatgtattcttccactgtccgagatttttgAAAGAAAGGGGGATTCTGGAGGA includes:
- the LOC119649175 gene encoding probable tRNA-splicing endonuclease subunit sen34 encodes the protein MDSTAEPEKPIYLTYLNGTGFCFNVDDYMKIRTEFRVVGSLVGTCNIRGWTPDVNGLPAEFNGYETQLLIEKGFAHLVSKDSLNHAPNNEERKNYQELLEKRINEQETLLKTEKLRESEKNIEKILAGKRKKMLKSGIKQQDINLTPAIVLNEIAENLSFDKQNALLDIPCEHPFDHEGTIVKLPRDKSLKYQVFLDLWERGMFVTSGEAFGADFIAYPGDPMMFHASHIVIVMNGTEISKTDLITKGRLAVTVNKICIFAYSVNDESMHESEESDCRPKIRYQTLHWEGCKDNAKKT